The DNA sequence CCGTCCCCTTTGTCCCCCCAATGGAGGGACTGGACCTGGTGTCGAAGAAATTCACCTTTCTCTCTCTGGACGACGCCGACGCGTTGGCGGCCGCCGTGACGGCGGACAGCCGCGTGCTGATCGTCGGCGCGGGCCTCATCGGTCTCAAGTGTGCCGAGGGTCTCTCCGGGCAGGCGGGTTCTCTCACGGTCGTCGATCTCGCGCCGCAGATTTTGCCCAGCGTCCTCGACGAGGGAGCGGCGGCGCTCGTCCAGGCGCACATCGAGCGGCAGGGCGTCCGGTTCCTGCTCTCCATTTCGGCTGCGCGGTTTGAAAACGGCGCGGCACACCTGACCGACGGCTCGACGGTCCCCTTTGACGTTCTGGTGCTGGCCGTGGGCGTGCGGCCCAGCGTATCGCTGGCCCGGGAAGCGGGCGCGGCGGTCGGCCGGGGGCTTATCACCGATGAGTACATGCGTACAAATCTCCCCGGCGTCTACGCCGCGGGCGACTGTACCGAGAGCTTCGACATCACGAGCGGCGAACGAAAGCCGCTGGCACTGCTCCCAAATGCTTATTTGCAGGGCGAGACCGCCGGGCTCCACATGGCCGGCGGCGGCAAGCCCTTTTGTACCGCAATGCCGATGAACGCCGTTGGGTTTTGGGGTCTGCACATCGTCAGTGCCGGCAGCTATGCGGGCGACGCTTACATCAAGTGCGAAGGGGAGCATTACCGCAAACTCGTCTGCCGTGACAACCTGCTGCAAGGTTTTATCTTGATTGGAGATGTGCTGCGTGCGGGCATCTACACTGCGTTGATCCGCGATCGGGTGCCGATCGATACGATCGATTTTGAACTCATTAAAGACAAACCGGGCCTCATCGCCTTCTCGCGGCGTGACAGGCAGAAGAAACTGGGGGTGAAACCGGCATGATCATTCGGGCCGACGGTATGCACTTTGAGGACCTGTGCCGGGAGATCCGAGAGGCCGGTGAGGATGTCCTCGTGGAAAACTGCCAAGGACAGCGCTACATCGGCAGCGGAATGCACGGTGTGAACATCGACCTCTACGGTACCCCGGGGAACGCGCTCGGCGCCTATTTCGGCGGCGGCCGCATCACGGTGCACGGCAACGCGCAGGACGCGACGGGAGATACGATGGATGGCGGGACGATCATCGTCCACGGTTCCAGCGGAGACGCCACCGGGTACGCGATGCGCGGCGGCCGGATTTTGATTCGGAACAACGCGGGGTACCGTGCCGGGATTCACATGAAACAGTACGCCGACAAGCGGCCTGTACTGGTGATCGGTGGCCGGGCCGGAAGCTTTCTCGGCGAATATCAGGCGGGTGGGCTTATCCTTGTGCTGGGCCTGCATACCGACGGCCGCCCCATCGTCGGGGAGTTCTGCGGCACGGGGATGCACGGCGGACGGATCGTTTTGCGCTGCGACGCGCCGCCCGCAGGTTTGCCCCGACAGGTCATGGCCCGACAGGCGTCGGGGGAGGATTTGGAGGAAATTGTCCCACTGATGGACGAATTTTGTTCGACTTTTGACATAAGATGTGATATGATGTCGAAAAGTACTTTTTTTATTCTGACTCCCGACAGCCGCAACCCCTACCAGCAGTTGTACGTGTACAACTAACGTGGGTTGCACCTGCAACCCGCAACCCAAATTCTTGTTTTTTGTTGCCGCTTCGCGGCAACAAGGTACTAAATACGGTGGCGCGGGCGCGGCGGTGGACCAAAGCGGAAAGGAGTGCCTCCTGTGACGTACACCACAAAAGAAGTCCTGCAGTTCGTGCAGGAAAATGATGTAAAATTTGTAAAATTGGCGTTTTGTGACATTTGGGGCGTGCAAAAGAACATCTCCATTGTGTCACGCCACCTTGAGGCCGCGTTTGAAGAGGGCGTGGCCTTTGACGCTTCTTCCATCGCCGGGTTTTTGACGGTCGAAAAGTCGGATCTCTGTCTCTTCCCCGACCCTGCCACGCTCCACGTCCTGCCCTGGCGGCCGCAGCAGGGGCGCGTCGTGCGCTTTTTTTGCGACATCCGCTACCCGGACGGCGCCTCCTTTGAGGGCGACACGCGCCGGCTGCTGGCCAAGGCCTCCGGCAGTGCGGAGGAGATGGGTCTCTTCTGCCGGGTCGGCAGCGAGTGTGACTTCTATCTCTTCCACATCGGGGAGGACGGCGCACCCACGGACACCCCCTTTGACAACGCCGGGTATCTCGATGTGGCGCCGCTTGACCGGGGCGAAAATGTCCGTCGCGACATCTGCCTCTATCTGGACCAGATGGGCGTCACGGCGGAGAACTCCCACCACGAGCGCGGCCCGGGCCAATACGGCGTCGACATTCACCACTGCGACATCCGCAAGGCGGCCGACGATCTTGTCATTCTCAAGTCGGCAGTGGACTCCATCGCCGCAGCCAACGGGCTGTGGGCGTCGTTTATGCCAAAGCCCATCGAGGAGCAAAACGGCAACGGGCTCCATTTGAACTTTTCACTCGCGCAAAACGGCCGCAACATCTTCAAGACGGACGGGGCGGAGCACTCCCCCATCGCGGAGAGTTTCATCGCCGGGATCCTCGTCCACATCGCCGAGATCACGGCAGTGGCAAATCCGCTCCTGTCGTCTTACACTCGTTTTGCACAAAACGAGGCGCCGCCCTACATCTCCTGGGCACACCAGAACCGGTCGCAGCTTGTCCGCATCCCCGCCGCCTCGGGAGACCACTCGCGTATGGAACTGCGTTCGCCTGACCCGGCGGCCAATCCGCATCTCCTGCTCACGCTGCTGCTGCACGCGGGGCTGGACGGGGTTCGACAGTCCCTGCCGCTGCCGCCGTCGATTGACGTGAACATGTATGAGCAGGGCGACGACACGGAGGCGCAGCGGCTTCCCCAGTCCCTGGGCGACGCGCTGGACTGCATGGCGGACAGCGCCTTTGTCCGTTCGATTCTGGGCGATGTGTATACCGAGAAGTACGTTCGGTTCAAGCGTGAGGAGACGCGGTAAGAACGGCGTCTCCGGGCACCCGCCGGCCCGGCCGGCCTGGGTGCCGGTCTAAGGCAATGTCGCACAATGCGCCGCTTGGCGCTTGGCCGGATCTTTTCCCGGCGTTGTACGGCATGGCTCTGAGGCTTGGGAGAGGTGGTGGTCCGTTTTGGAGAGTATCCTGATTGTCTCCGGCTCGGAAAAGGGCCGGGAGGTACTTCGTGAGTTTTTGTCCGTCCATGCGTACCAGGACGTCGTTTACACAGGCCACGCGGCGGAAACCAAACGCCTGCTGCTGGACCGTTGTTTCGACCTGTGTGTGATCAATACCCCCCTGCCGGACGAATTCGGGTCCGATCTCGCTATCTCCGTCGTGGAACAAGGTGTTTCGCAAGTGATGTGCCTCGTGAAGAGCGACGTGGCGGATACGGTGTCCGCTAAATTGGAAGATTATGGAATTTTTGTGTTGGCAAAGCCTCTGAACAAACAGACGCTCTGGTCGGCTTTTAAATTGATGCAGGCCGCGCACCACCGTTTGCGTGGTCTGCAAAATCAAAACGATCTGCTCAGGCAGAAGATTGAAGACATTCGGCTGGTGGATCGGGCAAAATGTTTGCTCATCTCCTATCTCAAGATGACGGAACCGCAGGCGCATCGCTACATCGAAAAGCAGGCCATGGATCTGCGTCTCCCGAAGCGTGAGATCGCGATCCATTTGATACGCACCTACGAAGAATGACGGCGGCAATGATAATGGATGGTTATCCCTCTATTTTCTCTGTGAAGGGTGTGAGTGACCGGTGAGAGTCAATCAGAATTACCAGAAATTGCAGGACAACTATTTATTTGTGGAGATTGGGCGGCGGACGAGTGCCTTTTTGGAGGCACACCCGGAGGCCGACGTCATTCGCTTGGGGATTGGCGATGTGACGCAGCCTCTCTGCCCCGCCGTGGTGGATGCGCTGAAGGCCGCCTCCGAGGAGATGGGGACGGTCGCCGGTTTTCACGGCTATGGTCCGGAGCAGGGGTACGCCTTTTTGCGCGAGGCGATACGGGACGTATACGGCGCGCGCGGCGTATCGCTCGACGCGTCGGAGATCTTCATCAGCGACGGTGCGAAGAGCGACATGGGCAACATTTTGGACATCTTTGACCGCGACAATACCGTGCTGGTGCCCGACCCGGTCTACCCTGTCTATGTGGACACCAATCTGATGCTGGGGCGGCCGGTGGTCTTCGCCGGCGGGGTTGAGGAAAACTGTTTTTTGCCGGGTCCGGACCCGAATGTGCGGGCGGACATCATCTATCTCTGCTCTCCGAACAACCCAACGGGAGCCGTCTATGGCCGGGAAGACCTGCGCAGATGGGTAGACTACGCGCGCGAACAGAAAGCGCTGATTCTCTTCGATGCGGCCTACGAGTGTTTCGTCCGGGACGACAGCCTGCCTCGCAGCATCTACGAGATCGAGGGCGCACACACCTGCGCCATTGAGTTCTGTTCTCTCTCCAAAACGGCCGGCTTCACGGGGACGCGCTGCGGGTACACGGTGGTGCCCCACGCGCTCGCATACGACGGCATGCGGCTTAATAAGATGTGGCTGCGCCGTCAGACGACGAAGTTCAACGGCGTGCCCTACATCATCCAGCGCGGTGCGCGGGCGGTATTCACACCCGAGGGACAGCGGCAGGTGCGGAAGATCACGGATTATTACCTTGGCAACGCGCAGATCCTCGCCGGTCTGCTGGACCGCTTGGGCATCTTCTACACCGGCGGGCGTCACTCGCCGTATCTGTGGCTCAAATGCCCCGGCGGGCGGAGTTCGTGGGAGTATTTCGACTTTTTACTGACAAAGGCCCATGTGGTGGGAACCCCCGGCGCCGGCTTCGGTCAAAACGGCGAGGGCTTCTTCCGTCTCTCCAGCTTTGGCGACCGTGTCCGCACCCAAACCGCCGTCGAAAGAATTTTGGCCGTTTGATATCCGGACAGCAAATGGGCGGCTCTCATCACACTGCAAAGTGATAAGAGCCGCCCATTGTTTCGGCGTTGCTATGATAATGTAGCTCATTTGTGATACGATGATGTGCATAGGAGGTGGCACTATGGCAACTGCTATCAATGTGCTAAATGTGGTATGACATTGCTGTCCGCCGATGAAAATGTGCCCAAATACCGTGTGAATTGGCTGTGGTAGAGCCTTTGAGATAGGTTACACTATTATGATCTAAGGGTCTGTCGAAAAATAACCTGTACATTTGACTTGCCCTTTTTCGCCCCGGCCGCGTTGCCGGAACCCTTGAATACTACAAGTATTCGCGGAACCCGGCGCCTTGCCGGGACACAAAATTGCTGCGCCAACTGCACACTTTATTTCCCGACAGACCCTTATATGTTTGCCAGAAGGGTTTCATCAAGGAGCATCACGGTGGTGTTGTCCTTCTCTCGCCGGGCAATCTGGTCCACGTATTGGGACCGCGACGCACCGGTGTGACTCTCTACGAACGAGCCGATGAATTCGACAGAGAGGATCTCATCGACCACCAGGCCCATCCGGTGATCCTCCCACTGGACGACGATCACCATGTCGCGGACCTCCGACGCCCCTGCCTCCGTGCGGTCCGGCAGGCCGAACAGAATGCGCAGGTCCGCGAGGGAGATCATTCCGTCCCGAAACCGCGTCACGCCCCGCATGTAGGGAGGGTCTCCCACAATCGGCGTGGCGTGGTCAAAAATCTCGATCGAAAGTACGTTCTGGCTGTTGATTCCATACGCGACGCCGTCCAGCGTGAACAAGATCCAGGGCAGATCGCCCACTTCCAGAGACGCCTGCTCCTCCGCTTCTTCCGTCGTCAGCGTCTGAACCATCTGCTCACTCACTCGGAAAACCTCCCTCGGATATCTCAATCGTTGGTGACACCCATTTTAACACTTGGTGACACCTGAACCATACCTGAGCCGTTTTATATTATATCGAAACAAAACGGAGTTTTCTTCAACAGAGGCGTTTCAAGACTCCAAGGGGGTAGCTGGATGCAGACCACACCGCGGTCCATGTCCCAGCCTCCCCCTTGGAGACGAGCATATCCGATCCACTACCACAATATGTAGTGTCTGCCTACAAGATGTGGTATGAAAAAAGTCGAAAAATGCAGGCGCCCGCACCCGCTACGGCGAAGCCTCGCCAAAACTGCCGGCCAAAGCAGATACATCACTGCTCTCACTATTCATAGTATCGTAACATATAAGGTAAATATTTACATCAAAAAGAAAAATTTTCCTTTTTGTGAAAAAATTTTTCTCCCCATGCCCTCCTCCTGTACCTACGGCGCCGCCAGAGCGGAAAATTTCTCACAGTTTTTGAGGCCGCTCCAAAAGAAAATGACAAGAACCCCTTGCAAATATAAAAAATTGTGGTATAATGAGTTCCGTTGGATAGTGAGCCGTCTGTAAGAGTGGGGATTCCCCACTCTTTCTTCTTGGGATACCGGAGTACACTAATTTTTTCCAGTTTAGGCGAGCAACCTTACGGATTATCAACGATTTGAGGCGATTTTTTGATATGAGCAAAGTGGAGCGTCTTGTGACGGCGCTGGCGGAGCCGGCGGCGGCGGCGGCGGGGTGCGAGCTCTGGGACGTCGAATTTGTCCGGGAGGGGGGCCGCGCCGTGCTCAGGGTATACATCGATCGCGCGGGCGGCGTGGGCACCCAGCACTGTGAAGCGGTCAGCCGGGCGTTAGAGCCTCTGCTCGACGAGGCCGATCCCATCCCCGGGTCCTATACGTTGGAGGTCTCCTCCACCGGTCCGGAGCGGCCCCTGCGGCGCGATTCCGACTTTGCCCGGTTCATCGGCCACGCCGTGTCGGTACGCCTATACGCGCCGCGCGACGGCGCGCGCGAGTTTGTCGGCACGCTCTCTCACCACGACGGACAGACCGTCACGCTGGACGACGGCGCGCTGGTCTTCAACAAAAAAGACGTCGCTCTGGTCCGCCTCTATGTCGAGTGGGGCGACGCCCTGTGAGCCCCGGAGCGGAAATAAACGACATTTTAAATAAGTCGGGGGAGATTGCTGCCATATGAACGCCGAGTTTTTTGACGCCATCGCGCAGATCGAGCGCGAAAAAGGAATCCCGCGTACCTTCATGCACGAAAAAATTTCCCAGGCCCTGGTCACCGCCTACAAACGCGACAACGCCGGCATCTCCGAAAACATCGTGGTGGAACTCGACGATACGCGCAAAGAGGTGCACATGTATCTGCAAAAAACCGTCGTCGAAGAGGTGACCAACCCGGCGCTGGAGCTCTCCCGGGAGCAGGCGCGGGAGATATCGCCCACCTCCGACGTGGGCGACGTCGTACCGATTCCCGTCGAGACGCGGAATTTTGGCCGGATCGCGGCGCAGACCGCGAAGCAAGTCATCATCCAGGGCATTCGCGAGGCGGAACACGGACTCGTATACCAGGAGTTCAACTCCAAGGAACATGAGATTTTGAGCGCCCAGGTCAGCCGATTCGACGTCCGCAACGGCGGTGTCGTGATGGAGATTGGTGGGAGCAAGGGCGACAAAACCGAGGCCATCTTGATGCCGGGCGAACAAATACGGGAAGAGATGTTGAACATCGGCGACCGGGTAAAAGTCTACGTGGTGGAAGTCCGCAAGTCCTCCCGCGGGCCGCTGATCCTGATCTCGCGCACCCACCCGGGCCTCGTGCGGCGGCTCTTTGAGCTTGAAATCCCGGAGATTCACGACGGCGTTGTGGAGATCCGGAGCATCGCGCGCGAGGCGGGACACCGCACGAAGATCGCCATCAGTTCTAATGACGCCAACGTCGATCCCATTGGCGCCTGCATCGGCCCGCGCGGCGCGCGCGTCGGCGGTATCGTTGAGGAACTGCGCGGGGAAAAGATCGATATCATCAAGTACAACGACGACCCGGTCGAGTTTGTAACCGCCTCTATGGCACTGGCCGATGTAGTCCACGCCGAAATTTTGGACGACGGCAAATCCTGCCGCGTGGTCGTCCCGGACGACCAGCTCTCACTTGCGATCGGCAAGGAGGGGCAAAATGCCCGCCTGGCCGCCAAGCTCACGGGTTTCAAGATCGACATCCGCTCCAAAAGCCAGTGGGAAGCGGAGACAGCCGCCCAGCAAGCATAACTGCGCCGCCCGGCGGGCATAAAAAAGCCGCTTTTGTCGGAGGATGTTATGGTAAAGGTGAGAAAAATACCCATGCGCCAGTGTGTCGGGTGCCGTGTCATGAAGCCGAAGCGCGAACTCATCCGTGCGGTGCGCGCGCCCACGGGGGAGATATCCCTAGATTTCCACGGCAAAAAGCCGGGACGGGGCGCGTACGTTTGCCCGGACATGGCTTGCCTGGCCCGTGCCAAGAAGGTGCGCGCGTTGGAGCGCGTCTTTGGAGTCCCGGTGCCCGACGAGGTCTTTGAGGCGTTGAGGCGGCAGATGACGGCGCCGGATCATGACGACTAATCCGCTCGGACTGTTGGGCCTCGCGCGCCGCGCCGGCCGGCTTGCACTGGGGGCCCGGGCCGTTGAAGGTGAACTGCGGCACAGGCGCGCGGTGCTGCTGCTGCTGGCAAGCGACGCCGGCGCGGATGCGGTGCGCCGCGCGGCGCGTCTGGTCGAAGGAGCGGGCGGTCCGCCGTGTCTCACATTGCCGTACACAAAAGAGGAGTGGGGACGCGCCATGGGCCGCGACGTCTGCGCGCTGGGCGCTCTGACCGACAAGGGCCTGGCCGCGGCACTGAAACAGTCCATCGAGTCCGCTTCTTCCATCGATTCCCACTGAAAGCCGCATGGGCCGGCGTATTCCATCCATCCGATGAACCATACATGAGGGGGCACAGATATGAGCAATTTGATCAAATACCGGGTGCACGAGGTGGCCAAGGATTTTGGACTTCCTTCAAAGAAGGTGTCCGATATCATGACCAAATACCTGACGCCGCCCAAAAACCATATGCAGGTACTCACTGACGAGGAACTCAATGTCATCTTCGACGAGATCACGCAGACTCACCAGATTGAGAACATTGAGATCGTTTTCTCCAAGACGTACAAAGAGCCGCCGGCCGCCGCTCCGGCTCCGGCCGCAACGCAGCCGGAGGCCGCGCCTGTGCCCGCCGCCGACACGCCGGCTGCGTCGGCGTCTTCCGCCGCGCCGGCCCCCGCCGCCGCTCCGCCGCCAGCCCCCGCGCCGGAGCAGCCCAGGAAGCACGAGCCGCGGGTGCGTATCATTGACACGCGCGGCGCTACGGTGGATCTCGGTCGGTACGACGAGCGCATTGAACAGCTCGTACCGGAGCGCGCGCAGAATATGAAACGCGGCAAAGAAAAGATCAAGCGCGCGCCCGACAAGAAGTCCGGCATACCCTTCAGCCAGAAGCGCCGTCAGGAGGAACAAGAGCGCATGCGCCGTCTCCAGCTTGAGGCGCTGAAAAAACAGCCCATCAAGGTGCTTATCCCCGATGAGATCTCGGTCTCTGAACTCGCGGCCCGCATGAAGAAAACGGGGACCGAAGTGGTAAAACAGCTCATGAAACTGGGCGTCATGGCCTCCCTGCCGCAGACTATCGACTTCGAAACCGCTTCTCTCGTCGCGATGGAGATGGGCGCACGGGTTGAACGCGAGGTGGTTGTAACGATTGAAGAGAGACTGATCGACGACAGTGCCGACGAGAAAGAGGCGCTCGTACCCCGCGACCCGGTCGTCGTCGTGATGGGCCACGTCGACCATGGAAAGACTTCCCTGCTCGACTATGTCCGCCAGGCCAGCGTGGCCTCCGGCGAGTTCGGCGGCATCACGCAGCATATCGGCGCCTACCGCGTCTCGCTGAACGGCCGGCAGATCACCTTCCTCGACACGCCGGGCCACGCCGCCTTCACCTCCATGCGCATGCGCGGCGCGCAGGTCACGGACATCGCCATTTTGGTGGTGGCTGCCGACGACGGCATCATGCCGCAGACGGTGGAGGCGATCAACCACGCCCGGGCCGCCCGCGTGCCGATCATTGTGGCGATCAACAAGATGGACAGACCCGACGCGACCCCGGACAAGATCATGCAGCAGCTCACGGAACACAATCTGGTGGCCGAGGAGTGGGGCGGCGACACGATCGTCTGTCCGGTCTCGGCAAAGACGGGCACCGGGATCGATCGGCTGCTCGAGATGGTGCTCCTCACCGCAGATATGTGCGATCTCAGGGCCAACCCAAACCGCCCGGCGCGCGGCAGCGTCATCGAGGCGCGGCTCGACAAGGGGCGCGGCCCCGTGGCCACGATGCTCGTGCAAAACGGCACGCTTCGGCAGGGCGACATCCTGATCGCCGGTACTTCGGTGGGCCGTGTGCGCGCCATGACCGACGACAAGGGCCGCAAGATCGAGACGGCCGGGCCCTCCGTGCCGGTGGAGATCATCGGTATGGGCGAAGTGCCGGATGCGGGCGACCAGTTCCATGCCGTGGCCGACGAGCGTATGGCCCGCGAACTCGTCGAACAGCGCAAACATCAGCACAAAGAGGAGACGGCCCGCCCCGTGGGGCAGAAAGTCTCTCTGGAGGATCTGTTCGCGCAGATCCAGGAGGGACAGATCAAAGATTTGAACATCATCGTGAAAGCCGACGTGCAGGGTTCGGCCGAGGCCGTGCGCACATCGCTCGAAAAGCTTTCGACGGACGAGGTCCGGGTCCGGGTGATTCACAGCGCCGTGGGCGCAATCAACGAATCGGACATCCTGTTGGCCGCCACGGCCTCCGCCATTATCATCGGGTTCAACGTCCGGCCGGAGCCGTCAGCCCGCGACAGCGCCGAGCGCGCCCATGTGGACGTGCGCCTCTACCGCGTCATCTACGAGGCGATTGAGGAGATGGAGGCTGCCATGAAGGGTCTGCTCGCGCCGAAGTTCAAAGAGGTCGTGCTGGGACGCGCCGAGGTGCGCCAGGTCTTTAGGGTCACCGGCGTCGGCACGGTGGCGGGCTGTTATGTGCTGGAGGGCAAAATAGTCCGGCTGGCCAAGGCGCGCCTTGTGCGAGGCGGCATCGTCGTGCACGAGGGCGAACTCGCCTCCCTAAAGCGGTTCAAAGACGACGCGCGCGAGGTGGCGGTCGGCTACGAGTGCGGCATCGGCATCGAGCGCTTCAACGACATCAAGGAAGGCGACGTCATCGAGGCCTTTGTGATGGAAGAGATCGAACGATAAATTTCCAATTATTGGATATTATAGTGTTCGGGGGTGAAGGCAGTGCCGGGTACGGGCCGTATGCAGAAGATCAACGAGGAGATCCTGCGGGAACTCTCTCGTCTGGTACAGACGTTGAAAGACCCGCGCATCAGGGGCGTGGTCAGTTTGACCCATGTGGAGACGACGCGAGATCTCTCTCTGGCGCGTGTCTATGTGAGCGCGCTGGGCAGCGGCGTGGACGCCGGGGCCGTGGTGGCCGGGTTCAAATCGGCCGCGGGATACCTGCGCCGGGAACTCGCCGCCGCCCTCTCGCTGCGGCACACGCCGGAGCTGCAGTTCATCGCCGACGACTCGCTCGCCCGCGGGGCGCGGATCCAGCAGATGCTGATCGGCCTTCGGGAGACGGCGGGCGGGGACGCGGATTGAAACAAAATGCGAGACAACTGGCGGCGCCGCGCCGGGCGCCGAACCCTAAGGAGTGCCTTATATGCCAAATACAGACGCAGACACCGCGTATCGCATGATCACGGTCGCGGAGGCGGCCGAGCAGCTCACGGCGATGGACACGGTTTTTGTCCTGACCCACCAGCGCCCTGACGGGGATACGCTGGGCAGCGCCGCCGCCCTGTGCGCCGGACTCCGTTCGCTGGGCAAAACGGCGTATGTGTTGGAAAACCCGGAGGTCACCGCCCGCTATGCCCCCTATGTCGCCGACTACCTCTGGCCGGGCGCGCCGCCGGAAAACGCCGTGTTGGTTGCGGTCGACGTGGCCGCGCCGACGCTGCTGCCCAAGGTATATGAATCCTGGGAGAACCGCATCACGCTGGTGATCGACCACCACGAGACCAACAGCGGGTTTGGCCGGTTTGGCTGCGTGCTGCCGGGCCGGGCTTCCACGGGAGAGATCATCTTCGAAGTGCTCGAAACCATGGGTGCCGCTCTCACACAGGCTGTGGCGTTGCCGCTTTATCTGGCCGTGTCTACGGACACCGGCTGTTTTCGTTATTCCAACACGACGTCGCGCACGCATCGTGTAGCCGCCGCCCTGATCGACACCGGCATCCCGTTTGCCGTTGTGAACCTAGAGGTGTTTGAGATCAAGTCGCGCCGGCGCTTCCAGATCGAGGCGCTGGTACTCGGTGAGATGGAGTTCTTTGACGGGGGTGCAACGGCGTTTTGTTATCTCACGATGGAGATGCTTGCGAAGACGCAGGCTGACGAGGACGACATCGACAACATCTCGGCGCTGCCGCGCAAGATGGAGGGCGTCGAGATCGGCGTGACTCTCCGCGAACAGGCCGC is a window from the Oscillospiraceae bacterium genome containing:
- a CDS encoding DHH family phosphoesterase, whose product is MPNTDADTAYRMITVAEAAEQLTAMDTVFVLTHQRPDGDTLGSAAALCAGLRSLGKTAYVLENPEVTARYAPYVADYLWPGAPPENAVLVAVDVAAPTLLPKVYESWENRITLVIDHHETNSGFGRFGCVLPGRASTGEIIFEVLETMGAALTQAVALPLYLAVSTDTGCFRYSNTTSRTHRVAAALIDTGIPFAVVNLEVFEIKSRRRFQIEALVLGEMEFFDGGATAFCYLTMEMLAKTQADEDDIDNISALPRKMEGVEIGVTLREQAADLWKISVRTSQRWEANRICAQRGGGGHPRAGGCRCHGNRAEVRRQMLAAVAEVKALHGWDPGH
- the infB gene encoding translation initiation factor IF-2, producing the protein MSNLIKYRVHEVAKDFGLPSKKVSDIMTKYLTPPKNHMQVLTDEELNVIFDEITQTHQIENIEIVFSKTYKEPPAAAPAPAATQPEAAPVPAADTPAASASSAAPAPAAAPPPAPAPEQPRKHEPRVRIIDTRGATVDLGRYDERIEQLVPERAQNMKRGKEKIKRAPDKKSGIPFSQKRRQEEQERMRRLQLEALKKQPIKVLIPDEISVSELAARMKKTGTEVVKQLMKLGVMASLPQTIDFETASLVAMEMGARVEREVVVTIEERLIDDSADEKEALVPRDPVVVVMGHVDHGKTSLLDYVRQASVASGEFGGITQHIGAYRVSLNGRQITFLDTPGHAAFTSMRMRGAQVTDIAILVVAADDGIMPQTVEAINHARAARVPIIVAINKMDRPDATPDKIMQQLTEHNLVAEEWGGDTIVCPVSAKTGTGIDRLLEMVLLTADMCDLRANPNRPARGSVIEARLDKGRGPVATMLVQNGTLRQGDILIAGTSVGRVRAMTDDKGRKIETAGPSVPVEIIGMGEVPDAGDQFHAVADERMARELVEQRKHQHKEETARPVGQKVSLEDLFAQIQEGQIKDLNIIVKADVQGSAEAVRTSLEKLSTDEVRVRVIHSAVGAINESDILLAATASAIIIGFNVRPEPSARDSAERAHVDVRLYRVIYEAIEEMEAAMKGLLAPKFKEVVLGRAEVRQVFRVTGVGTVAGCYVLEGKIVRLAKARLVRGGIVVHEGELASLKRFKDDAREVAVGYECGIGIERFNDIKEGDVIEAFVMEEIER
- the rbfA gene encoding 30S ribosome-binding factor RbfA — translated: MQKINEEILRELSRLVQTLKDPRIRGVVSLTHVETTRDLSLARVYVSALGSGVDAGAVVAGFKSAAGYLRRELAAALSLRHTPELQFIADDSLARGARIQQMLIGLRETAGGDAD